A segment of the Lolium perenne isolate Kyuss_39 chromosome 3, Kyuss_2.0, whole genome shotgun sequence genome:
TTTTAGATGGAGGGAGTACATTATTCATGAATCTTGAAGTATAAATCACCGGTGAAGACTGTACCGCTTGGCATAGGACCGTAGCGAGTCGATCGAATATGCTAGTTTCTACATTAATTTGGCAGCAGGATCACACAGTGTGTAATGCATCACCCAATGCAGATGTGCTAAGGAGTTGGAGGACTGAGGTTGGTGATGCGCACGATGCACTATAAGTGCCGTTTGGTCTACTCTTGGCCCATAACTAGCCTCCGGAAAATGAGCCATCGATAACAAGGGGGAATGAATTAACCACCGCATGGACTTCAGCTCCTCGTTTAGGGACGTCCATGCCATGTCAGCAATCCATGTGATTAGCCATCTAAACCGTCCATTCTTTCCATCAAGCAACCAAGATGAGCGCAATGAGAGAACCGAAGAGCTCATCTCTGTTCCCGTTCATAATTTTACCTCTCCCTAGTACTTCAAACCTGGTTGGCAATCTCTATAAGTAGAATCCCATCGCCGTCCACCGCGTGTGGTTAGCGCGTGTGACtatgacttagactttgacttttAATTGTCGAGGAGAGCGAGAGGAGTCATGCCGCCGACCGAGCGAGTGCCATGGCCGGGTCACTGGAGATGGATATGGAGATGGTGACGGGCATCTCCGGCGGCAGCGGCGTGCAGAGGAGGAGGCAACTGGTGGCAACGGCTGAGATGCAGCACCAGGTAATTGATCCTCTATGTGTTTATTTCCGTGAATTGGTTCTTGGTGGATGAACAGAATTTCTCGTTTGCAAGATCTTGGCATGCTAATTGATAAATAGGCAGCCACATGATTCAGTttgtattatgtcatcttttaCCACTGGTATGTCCAGATTAGAGCCCGTGCCACCGGTAAGGAAATAGTCTATAACTGTGGTGTACCATATCTTACCTACCGGATCATTGTTGTTACTGGTTCAGCGATCCCACAGGTTCTTCTATTCTCCTAGCCTGGGCATAGATTAAATTGTTTATACATGTCGACTGCTTGAGAAAATCACAAGGTGGTTTAATTTTTGATTTCCTACTAGGAATTACCCAGCCGGAAGACGAGAGTGATTTTCTTTGGGATGCCTGAGCATCTCCTCTTCTCAATCATATTTGCCAGATCTTGACGTGATCTATGCAGCAGGTATTAGCGCATCCATCTCCCACCATGTGTACTTCAGTTGTGCTGATTTGGATTGTGCATGTCCTATTTTTTTCTGGCCGTGATTCATTAGTCCTTACTCCGGGTTCACAAGATATtcatgtttacttataatgatttTGAAGGAAAGTTGGGTGAAGGCTCAGTTAGATACATATTATGCTAATTCAGTTTACGTTATTGTCTACTAACTTGCAGGGGTTCAATTGGATGCCCATGTGATTTCCAAGTTCAGTAGTTGTTCGTTTCTACAGGGAGATCATGATTTATGCAATTTCCACTCTTAGCTTTTGCTCCACTATTCTAATTGTTAAGATCATGTCAGAGAAGTGTTGTTTTGTTGTGTGTTTGGCTAAATAATATTTATCATTCACATGCTCATTTTTCTGCAGCTAGCTATATTTATTAAGCATTTACGCTATCCTTGTAAGTACATCATATTTTGTGAGCAATCAGTTTGGATAGTGTGAATATTATGTGGCTATACTTTATTTCTACTCAGCTCTTCTCGCAAGAACTACTTTTATTTTGCTTGCTGAGCTGATATCACATAACATGTTTTCTATGTTGGCACACATTGGCCCATAACAAATATACCACCTCCATCTAAAAATAAATGTCTTAATTTTATCtacatacggatgtatctagagttCTAGACACATCTTGGTTGTAAATACATGGAAAAAGTCGAGGCATTTATttttggatggagggagtatgaaccaGATTTACATATAGCCCTTATTAGCCATATTGTTAACAGATCCTTATTCTTCCCGATTTTTTTTGTCAGCATCATAATTGTCCTAAATAACAGTTCTGTACGGATAGTCCGATTTTACTCTATTGATCATGGTCTGTTATTTTCCATTCAATATATTGGCTAAAACCTCTAGATGTTGTTCAGCGGCATTCCAAGTTCGCTAAAAAAAATTGGACATTGGCCAGAAGATATCAACGTAATATTTATAAAGAACTGTACGAGCTCCacatttgtgcaatgtccagaagtgttaagaatgattatgtcacctctgaacatgtgaattttgattatgcactaaccctctaatgagttgttttgagtttggtgtggaggaagttttcaaggatcaagagaggaggatgatacaatatgatcaaggagagtgaaagccacCCTTGCGTCGATCTGAGGTGCAAAGGTgacaccttgcttagtcattatttagtagatccgatccgttacgattgctccttgttcttcaaggattagtttaatatctacatagttaggccttgcaaacgggttgaaggatccagtaacacgtagggtgtagtttgctagccctagataagatgttccgggaatcaacttcatgttggtttttaggccttatctagggctggtttattatcatcttgcgtggctgccaggctcaatcacgtgtaggatgttccgattatgtggtgaaagccctaaatcgtcgtaggtcgttttagctctatattgatcaagcaggaccacctcaAAAACTttaactgaccgtgtccgacacgaacgcgagcaatgtagagaaaactagtgtctctcctttctggtgtgtatagatgggtgctagaagagtgtggtggcgaagggaaagacctcgcggtggtctgtggcgtccagcatagcggggcggcgtggccgtgcccacagcggcgtgcatgcatgttcggcattggcatcagcatgtacgttcggcattggcctcggcggtatctctggtgtgtcagtgatcgaatgaggggacgagattgagggtgcatcccgacggtgacctagcagtggcggcgagcatagccgttctgaccatgccgatatcggcatcggcaaagtttggaggcggtggtgctcgaatcaaggtgggatttgtttcttgtacgccaaaagtgatttgaaacaagtttcgtgttgaaggttaggtaacgaaagtttgtaactaagcccaaagttATACTAGcgtcatggtgaggttctttttgatagagctatacggttgggcaaacttttttgacactttttagatagggttcctttttGTTACACGTATGTAcgtcatcatgtatggcaaatttggggtcatttggagatgttcgaaaaaatcactttgcttaaacgcatgccgtttcgtctcactgaaaccaacttttctaacaaggtgatttattctaccttctctaaatgacctcaaatttcatacagctgatcttttatacatagatagatagattgtttcatttttatatttttcgaactttttatttccctttataatacccaattgattttcaggtcaaaatctCGAAAAAcaacatcatgtatggcatcattttcgccctaaatttcaaattttgtgaaactttcccttttagatattccttgttgttatagatatggcataatgtatgccaaatttggttaggtctcactgaaaccagcttttgtaacaagttaggttttttcggccttctcaaaagggatttttttctaccttctctaaatgacctcaaaaatcatacagacgatcttctatacaaagataggtagattgtttcgtttttacatttttttgaacttttatttccctttataatacccatttgttttcaggtcaaaacctcgaaagttaacataactagatggtgaacccttccaaacttcaaatacagagatagatagattggttcgtttatcatttttaccgtgaatagtaatggctacaagaaatcggtgatggtttatcatttttttgcgtgaaaagtaatggatacaacaaatcggtgatggtttatcattttttcgtgaaaattaatggctacgacaaatcggtgatggtttatcattttttgcgtgaaaattaatggctacaacaaatcggtgatggtttatcattttttgcgtgaaaagtaatgcctaaaagagtttataatttttagcgcgtgaaaataaatacagaaaaccgccctttagcatacttagagagtggaaggtaaccgccgacagagagagagaggggttatcctgcccgttagatcatacgatcaacggtcggtgggcacgatccgcgtgacatgggctagaccaatcaggacaATGTTGcatgtgtgagagaatttgtggagggagagggcaaaactgagtagtatcaagaaaccaagggcacctatgtaataaaaagactaagggattcaaatatgagatttaaaaaatggaaaatgcgtgttttgtacaatgaaacccatcttggcctatctcaaattatttgcaatacaaatatacctgagtatatctaaatttccagggttagactcgaggacgcgtgttgcggtgcagaaatggaagacgtgcaattgttgacgcgtagacgcgggtcgcggtgcagaagtcgaagatgtgcaatcgtggacgcgtgtcgcattgcagaagtccaagacgtgcagacgtgcagcggtggacgcgtaggacgcgggtcgcattaaccaccccttgcctttatagacgcctcctcccactatctctgtcactctcactcgcctacgcaacgccgcctctctcacgtcccatcatcttctccaaagcaaaaaaaccctcttcctctccctctcctctgccggcgagatggacaaggagaatgccaatcccatcgtccacggcgccgtcggctccaagcgcgacacctccctcttcgacgccgtcccctcaacggacgtcgccgcttcctccgccggtgcatcggaggctgctgccgccggtggcgctcagatcccgccgggatgggacccctacgaggaggtgccgtacgtcccgcccccgaacccctacgacacctccatggaggacgcatggaacgaggtaactactgtTTGCtttcttttttgttccccattcctttttgaaccctatttttgctggtgtagatggatctgtggatggatgagtattgggataATATTTGCGccaattttattccattttgctttgatccctccttgatttcgtttaagatttggggttcggccgttcggttaatttatgcaagtaataatgggatctcaatcagttaatttatgcaagtaatcataggatctcaatcagttattttatgcacgaatcaaaagatatcaaccgtttcattttgcaaataatctggaatgtgttcaagttcagatctggaatctgtttctttgcctatgatgaatctgtgggcacagatttttacagggagggttcagcgaaccatttctgtgtacaaatctgttgtgcatgagctttgtttCGCTGACTACATccatgtagacatataatcgtgtccaccctaggctgcctctgtttttcctaactttgttatcatgcacgtagtcatcgttgcaactcattcactaatagttcccgtttgatatggatcagctgtctggcagcaacgtcggcagcgacgacgagcaccatgacatcaagactcgccaggtgctgcggaggctgcaggtcgaccagtacgtctcctacttcgccaagggtgtctacaggtgccccttctgcactaggaggctcggcggcactgacttcaactgcctcctcacgcatgccgagaacatcggcaacaccaaccccaaggtcggcgcgtcggtgaacccccactccttccgcgccaagcatatggcgctcggcatgcacctccgcagcatccagcgggtggagatctccgccgggcgcatgcctccgctcaagcccaaggctcccaaggggagcaacaagtggaggcagaggcagatggggtaggcggagtcctggacgtgtgctgctgctgcctcctccattttgttgttaggatccctttgttgttagctagggatccctcgttgttatgttgttagtatgatggtgctgtgaagaacctcgaaccctaccatgtttggctgctgaatgcagcttattatctagtgagggatccctattatctatccctattctactatatgaccttgtaaatttatcgtacattccctgtagatttgcttctagatttaactacatacatatggaccatatggagtactagattgggctccctactagatttgctgccatattgggcaaacaacgagggccaaaaggcacaaataataattgaagaaagacagaaatgcaagcttctctagatttgatactaattaggtgaaaaaaggcagagagaaggagagaaggaggcagaaaagttactcttaaaagggaaaatacCAATTTGggtcgagagagacaaaacccagctcctgctcacgtgcaaccaaacgctatctcgtcctgtcccacgcggtccctttctaccagccccacgcaacgcggccccacacgttagcacggaacggtcaactaaacgggaatcctgccgtcttagCTGCTTCTGtgcgtttcaaacaaggacttggagaaaactgaggaaaaactaaggagctggagaaaactgagcacaactaaggtcccgagggcacgaaaatagaaatccctttttttTGATATTTGAAAATGTGTGTAAGATGTATTTTAAAATTAAGTGAGCATAGCCGTGAGGGAAAATACCACAAAGACGACAACTTATATGCGGGCACATGCCCTTTGTTAAATAATAGTCGAATAAAGGAACAACAGACATCAGTCATATATTGAAAATAACATCAAATATTCATCTCAATTTTCTAGTCGTCATTCGACACACCAAAAACCATCTCGTGATTATTAAACTGGTCGAGTTGCTCAAGAAACTAAACACACATGCATCAACTGTGGCTCTCAAAGCCCAAACCATTACCACACGGCTCGCTAATAAAGCTACAACTTTGGGAAGAAAGTACGTAGGCTAGAGATGGATCGACTGAACCAACCTATCCACAGCGCATATCTACAACACCAAGCTCTGGGCGGCCTCGGTGACGGTCTCGAGCACGGACCACGGCAGGTCGTCGTTGGTGCGGCCTTTGTTGGGCGCGGAGCAGTCGTTGCGTATCTGTCCCTGGCTGCCGGTGAGCACGTTGATCTGGCCCATCTTGACGACGGAGAAGACGAACTGGTCGAAAAAGGCGGCCTGGTCGACGGCGAACCTGGTGACGGTGGGCTTGGTCCTGGCGTCGGTGTGCAGGTCCTGGTCGGAGGTGAAGAGTCCCTGGCGGTTGAGCAGGTCGACGTAGTACTTGTTGTCGAAGACGTTGGGGGTGCGGATGtcgttgttggtggtgttgtcgGTGTTGAGCGCCGGGCAGGTGAGCCTGAGCTGCGACGCGAACCACTTGTTGAGGGTGACGTCGTTCTGCGGGAAGAGGCGCTCCTGGAAGGAGGTGCAGTGCGCGATGCCGAGCGTGTGCGCGCCGGATAGCGCGACGAGGTCGTTGGCGTCGAGGCTGATCTTGGCGAGGAATCTGAGGAGGGTGGTGACGTTGGAGCTCGGTGCCGGGAGGGCGTTGAGGATGGTGGTGAGGTTCGCGGGGGCGAGCCCGTCGCGGCGGCCGAGCGGGACGGGGTAGTGCGGCCCGCCGGCGAGGTGCACGGAGTCGCGCGCGGCCAGGGCGGCGATGTCGGCGCAGGAGACGACGGCGCCGCAGGCCTTGGCGAGGAGAGCGCGGAGGTCGTTGATGGCCTTGAAGGCGGTGGGGCGGAGCGTGACGTTGGGTGGTGCGATCTTCTCGCTGTCGGTGCCGCCGGTCTTGTCGAGGAGCACGGAGCCGTCGCAGCCCTGCACGAAGCAGTCGTGGAAGTGGATGCGGAGGAGCGCGGCGGCGAGGCCGACGTCCTTGCGGATGGCGTCGCGGAGGAAGTTGAAGACGATGGACTCGGCCTGCGGGCAGGTGGCCTTGTAGAAATCGAAGTTCAGGCCCTTGGCCAGCGGCGGTAGTGGAGCACTGATCTTGGTGGCCGCGGCCGTGGCGGACACGGAGATCGCCAGAGCTGCCACGACGAGGAGCAGGACACGGCTAGAAGCCATGGTGATGGATGTAGCTCACTGTCAGTGCTCGCTATGCCAGATGTGGCGAGTTGTGGCCTTGTGGGTGTGGCAAGGATGGAGATGGACGTGGGTTTATATAGGCAGAACCCATGAATCTGACGTGGAGCTTGTGCATGCACCTAGCTAGTATCCCAGAATTTTCATGTCATGAGTCAAGATTTGCAGTGGGTGATTGGTGCAAGTTGCAGCAGAGAGGCATGCGTACACACACATCCGGTCGAAAAAGCAGGGGATTCCTCAACTTGTTGGGGGCATCAACCAAGGCGGCTAAGGATTGAGCTCTAGACAGAACATAACAGTATGGATGGATCCACTGCCTAGCAAAGTTAGTGGAGTCGTTAACCTATAGGCTACTACGACAGCACAACTTTAATAAACCGGTACGCTTTACTTTCGCTTTgacaagcaagcattttcttttGCAGTTTTGCGAGGCAGAGAATGACACGCTCAGTATACTAGCAAACAAACGCCGTTGAACATACTATCATCACATGATAAGGCTAGTACTTCCTCGGATACATTATAAGCGACGAGGGTTTAATTTAAATTTAAGCTAATTTGTACTAAAATCTTGACACTTCTTTATAGACCAGAGGACTTAGAAAACTTCATCGTACAATTAATTTTTCTACACTCACAAAGGTAAAATCCTACACTCACATTGCTAGCTTAGCTAGGTACTAATATCATCTACTAACTCCCTTCCAATATATGAAACTTTCACAAAAAAACTAAATTAACTTTCTAAAAAGGCTCGTTGTAGTATTCTGCATTTCTGCTTCCCACTTGTGTACTGGTCATCTTTCTTGAGCCCCTCTTCCATGACATGATTATTCAACGTTCATCGTCATGATTCTTCGCAGCATCTGGCCGGCCGGGTGGCTTTAGTTAATCCACACACATGCCTAAAAGCGGCTGGCGGCTAAGGAGCAACTGCATGGGTGCTTCCTTTTACTATTGCGTTCTTAATATTTGTACTAGTACTGTTTGTGTTCAGGTCCCGAAAAAAGTACTGTTTGTGTTAGCTACCATCAGTTTCAGGTTCGTGCACTCCACAGATCGATCATTAGGACCGAGTGTcttgtttgatttatttttgggAGTCAATAATTTTTGGTATTATTCAATTTTCTGTGCAACTAGGAGACTCAGATGCAACCCGTGTAAAAAAAGCACAATATGGAT
Coding sequences within it:
- the LOC127346005 gene encoding cationic peroxidase SPC4, which produces MASSRVLLLVVAALAISVSATAAATKISAPLPPLAKGLNFDFYKATCPQAESIVFNFLRDAIRKDVGLAAALLRIHFHDCFVQGCDGSVLLDKTGGTDSEKIAPPNVTLRPTAFKAINDLRALLAKACGAVVSCADIAALAARDSVHLAGGPHYPVPLGRRDGLAPANLTTILNALPAPSSNVTTLLRFLAKISLDANDLVALSGAHTLGIAHCTSFQERLFPQNDVTLNKWFASQLRLTCPALNTDNTTNNDIRTPNVFDNKYYVDLLNRQGLFTSDQDLHTDARTKPTVTRFAVDQAAFFDQFVFSVVKMGQINVLTGSQGQIRNDCSAPNKGRTNDDLPWSVLETVTEAAQSLVL